Proteins from one Streptosporangium becharense genomic window:
- a CDS encoding radical SAM protein, whose product MPWDAPPLLAAPADVRPRVERSAVTRVHGALTCYEVQARTALEHTHDGWAVSPYRGCAQACRYCAVRRGHRYLGLDAETDFDSRIVVRTNIARRLRAELTTRWDGEHVTVGVGGDCYQGAEEIYRLMPGVVTALREAGAPFTVHTKSRLILRDADLLAATPGTGVVVSVAFVDDRIRRTVEPGAHSAQRRLELVAELNERGVPCGVAMAPILPLLTDSPDQLAATVRRIADAGSVSLTPHVLRLPPGAREWYLAWLGEHHPGLVARYTELYGHGPDADPGYVGRITGQVLQLAARYGMGATRPEQPLPLALPRQAQLTLL is encoded by the coding sequence ATGCCATGGGACGCGCCTCCGCTGCTCGCCGCCCCGGCCGATGTCAGGCCGCGCGTCGAGCGCTCCGCAGTGACCCGGGTCCACGGCGCGCTGACCTGTTACGAGGTGCAGGCGCGCACCGCGCTGGAGCACACTCACGACGGGTGGGCGGTCAGCCCCTACCGCGGCTGCGCCCAGGCCTGCCGCTACTGCGCGGTCCGCCGCGGCCACCGCTATCTGGGGCTGGACGCCGAGACCGACTTCGACTCGCGGATCGTGGTGCGCACCAACATCGCCCGGCGGCTGCGCGCGGAGCTGACCACGCGCTGGGACGGCGAGCACGTGACCGTGGGCGTGGGCGGCGACTGCTACCAGGGCGCCGAGGAGATCTACCGGCTGATGCCCGGTGTCGTCACCGCGCTGCGCGAGGCCGGGGCACCGTTCACCGTCCACACCAAGAGCCGGCTGATCCTGCGCGACGCCGACCTGCTGGCCGCCACCCCCGGCACCGGAGTGGTGGTGTCGGTGGCCTTCGTCGACGACCGGATCCGGCGTACCGTCGAACCCGGCGCGCACAGTGCCCAGCGACGCCTGGAACTGGTCGCCGAGCTCAACGAGCGCGGCGTGCCGTGCGGCGTGGCGATGGCGCCGATCCTGCCGCTGCTGACCGACTCCCCCGACCAGCTGGCCGCGACCGTGCGCCGGATCGCGGACGCCGGCTCGGTCAGCCTCACCCCGCACGTGCTGCGCCTGCCGCCCGGTGCCCGCGAGTGGTACCTGGCCTGGCTCGGCGAGCACCATCCCGGCCTGGTCGCCCGCTACACCGAGCTGTACGGCCACGGTCCCGACGCCGACCCCGGTTACGTGGGCCGCATCACCGGTCAGGTCCTGCAACTGGCCGCCCGTTACGGCATGGGCGCCACCCGGCCCGAACAGCCCCTGCCGCTGGCGCTGCCCCGGCAGGCCCAGCTCACCCTGTTGTGA
- a CDS encoding DMT family transporter — MAWLMLAGAIVAEILATTSLKLSDGFAHKGWSAVVVAGYVTAFLLLGQALKLQMEVGTAYAVWSGVGTAAVAAIGALFLGETITLTKVAGIVLIIGGVVVLNLAGGAH, encoded by the coding sequence ATGGCGTGGCTGATGCTGGCGGGGGCGATCGTCGCGGAGATCCTGGCGACCACCTCGCTGAAACTGAGCGACGGGTTCGCGCACAAGGGCTGGTCGGCCGTCGTCGTCGCCGGGTACGTCACGGCGTTCCTGCTGCTGGGCCAGGCGCTGAAGCTGCAGATGGAGGTCGGCACCGCCTACGCCGTCTGGTCCGGGGTGGGCACCGCGGCCGTCGCCGCGATCGGCGCGCTGTTCCTGGGAGAGACGATCACCCTGACCAAGGTCGCCGGCATCGTCCTGATCATCGGCGGGGTCGTGGTGCTCAACCTGGCCGGAGGCGCGCACTGA
- a CDS encoding L,D-transpeptidase — MERRAFRTPLAGLAVATVAVLTVSCSGGPERVPAAGSPAGSEATTSGAPTAAAIKISPAEGSTTVRPDKKVVVTATGGALEEVVVKSGDHVLEGDFDAERTRWTSSVPMMPASAYTVAARAVDGTTAEASFSTLKPKRELEVADVTPAVKGEKIGVGAPIIVTFNQQITNKAAVEKSLQVKSDKPHQGAWRWVNDTTVIYRTAKFWQPHQKVVFTARLKGVQGGKDMYGVKDITKVLRIGAAQISTVDTRKHKMIVKRDGKVVQTMLISAGNASTREYTTTSGIHLAMGKANPERMISPGRKKGDPGYYDLMINHAVRFSNSGEYVHALNNVWAQGRQNVSHGCINARPDQAKWFYEQVQRGDVIKITGTDRKIEWNNGWSYWELSFSQWKKGSALA; from the coding sequence ATGGAGCGCCGAGCTTTCAGGACACCGCTGGCCGGTCTGGCCGTAGCGACCGTCGCCGTGTTGACCGTGTCCTGCTCGGGAGGGCCCGAACGCGTGCCCGCGGCCGGCTCCCCCGCCGGCTCGGAGGCGACCACCTCCGGTGCACCGACCGCCGCAGCGATCAAGATCAGCCCCGCCGAGGGCAGCACGACCGTGCGGCCGGACAAGAAGGTCGTGGTGACCGCGACCGGCGGTGCCCTGGAGGAGGTCGTCGTCAAGAGCGGCGACCACGTGCTGGAGGGTGACTTCGACGCCGAGCGCACCCGGTGGACCTCGTCGGTCCCGATGATGCCCGCCAGCGCTTACACCGTGGCGGCGCGCGCGGTCGACGGCACGACCGCCGAGGCGTCCTTCAGCACGCTCAAGCCCAAGCGCGAGCTGGAGGTCGCCGACGTCACCCCGGCCGTCAAGGGGGAGAAGATCGGCGTGGGGGCGCCGATCATCGTCACCTTCAACCAGCAGATCACCAACAAGGCCGCAGTGGAGAAGTCACTGCAGGTCAAGTCGGACAAGCCCCACCAGGGGGCGTGGCGGTGGGTGAACGACACCACCGTCATCTACCGGACCGCGAAGTTCTGGCAGCCGCACCAGAAGGTGGTCTTCACCGCCCGCCTCAAGGGCGTGCAGGGCGGCAAGGACATGTACGGGGTCAAGGACATCACCAAGGTCCTGCGGATCGGCGCGGCGCAGATCTCCACGGTCGACACCCGCAAGCACAAGATGATCGTCAAGCGCGACGGCAAGGTCGTGCAGACCATGCTCATCAGCGCGGGCAACGCCAGCACCCGCGAGTACACCACCACCAGCGGCATCCACCTGGCGATGGGCAAGGCCAACCCCGAGCGCATGATCTCCCCGGGGCGTAAGAAGGGCGACCCCGGCTACTACGACCTCATGATCAACCATGCGGTCCGCTTCTCCAACAGCGGCGAGTACGTCCACGCGCTCAACAACGTCTGGGCACAGGGCCGCCAGAACGTCAGCCACGGGTGCATCAACGCCCGGCCCGACCAGGCCAAGTGGTTCTACGAGCAGGTCCAGCGCGGTGACGTCATCAAGATCACCGGCACCGACCGGAAGATCGAGTGGAACAACGGCTGGAGCTACTGGGAGCTGTCGTTCAGCCAGTGGAAGAAGGGCAGCGCACTGGCCTGA
- a CDS encoding DUF952 domain-containing protein, producing the protein MTILHLALAADWDDARRAGEYRMSSIGRTLEEEGFIHACADHDQLCGVVERFYRDVTDPLVLLVIDPAGLDVRFETAVDVPETFPHIYGPLPVSAVVSAAPFTAPGHDAPR; encoded by the coding sequence ATGACCATACTGCACCTGGCCCTGGCCGCCGACTGGGACGACGCCCGGCGGGCGGGCGAATACCGGATGTCCAGCATCGGCCGCACCCTCGAGGAGGAGGGCTTCATCCACGCCTGCGCCGACCACGACCAGTTGTGCGGCGTCGTGGAACGCTTCTACCGCGACGTCACCGACCCCCTGGTGCTGCTGGTGATCGACCCGGCCGGCCTGGACGTACGCTTCGAGACGGCCGTCGACGTGCCCGAGACGTTCCCGCACATCTACGGGCCGCTGCCGGTCTCGGCGGTCGTCTCCGCCGCCCCCTTCACCGCACCCGGGCACGACGCGCCGCGCTGA